One Streptobacillus felis genomic region harbors:
- the sufC gene encoding Fe-S cluster assembly ATPase SufC, whose protein sequence is MELLRVENLHARVEEKEIIKGLDLVINKGEIHVIMGPNGAGKSTLASILIGHPKYEVTEGSIILEGEEIQEDAVDERARKGLFLSFQYPEEIPGLTVEDFLRSAKEAVTGEKQYFLRFNKLLKEKMAELKMDESYASRYLNVGFSGGEKKKNEILQMAILEPKLAILDETDSGLDRDATKIVFEGVKTLKSTDRSMLIITHYDKVLEYLNPDFVHILMDGKIVKTGGKELVEFIETHGYEKLKEEFLGDK, encoded by the coding sequence GTGGAATTATTAAGAGTAGAGAATCTACATGCTAGAGTAGAGGAAAAAGAAATAATAAAGGGATTAGATTTAGTAATCAATAAAGGTGAAATACATGTAATTATGGGGCCAAATGGAGCTGGTAAATCAACACTTGCTTCAATATTAATAGGACATCCTAAGTATGAAGTTACAGAGGGAAGTATAATTTTAGAGGGTGAAGAAATACAAGAAGATGCTGTAGATGAAAGAGCAAGAAAAGGACTGTTCTTATCTTTCCAATATCCAGAAGAAATACCTGGACTAACAGTAGAAGATTTCTTAAGATCAGCTAAGGAAGCTGTTACTGGAGAAAAACAATATTTTTTAAGATTCAATAAATTATTAAAAGAAAAAATGGCAGAATTAAAAATGGATGAAAGCTATGCAAGTAGATATTTAAATGTAGGTTTTTCAGGGGGAGAAAAAAAGAAAAACGAAATATTACAAATGGCAATTTTAGAACCAAAACTTGCTATACTAGATGAAACAGATTCAGGTCTAGATAGAGATGCAACAAAAATTGTATTTGAAGGAGTTAAAACACTAAAATCTACTGATAGATCTATGTTAATAATTACGCATTATGATAAGGTATTAGAATACTTAAATCCAGATTTTGTTCATATATTAATGGACGGTAAAATAGTAAAAACAGGTGGAAAAGAATTAGTTGAATTCATAGAAACTCACGGATATGAAAAATTAAAAGAAGAGTTTTTAGGTGATAAATAA